The genomic segment ACCACAACCCTGTAAACAGACGCttcaataaagaaaatgcatactggccatttaagtacagtaggctaccaaaagtgatgacataatgcattgaactaaatatggccctgatacaggctctatctgaactcgttgaacatgtctttacataattaaaatatgtccatgtcaaatgctttcaataaattaattgaaggagGAAAATGGGTCTTAAATGAAATCAAACGGGTGAATCAAGatcgtgattttttttataacaatttATCGTGCCTACCATGCACACTTGAGATGCACATAAGCTGTAGCTTGACCCTCAAACAGGCACACCTAGAGAAGCATTAGTCTGCCTTATTCTGCACATTCTCCTTGTGCTGCTGTGATGACATTATTTGCTACTCTCGACAAGATGGATGACGATACTTCCAACCCACCAGTTGAATTATCTGAGGCACAGCCAACTtgatgcatgcatgtttttaagatgttttgaGTGCTCATTTTATTGTGTTCCTGCAGGTGTGCTTACATTGGTTGAAATAACTGTTCAGTGACATCCAGAACAGGTAATGCACTGATTATTTTACCTAGATTCTCCTAAACCAAACTGTCAATGATGATCTTGTTTACAAAACAATGGGAATCTCTCTGAATAAGAGTGAAAGAATACTTTTTACTGATGCAGTGAATATGAGGGATACCTACATATgtcaaaatgtagttttttttgctaATATCTGGCATTTTTGATGTGCAGGCAGTCCCCTATTCTTGGATCTAGTGCATTTTCTTTGACCAGCTGCAGGtgagtttttaattttgtacttcaagtaaacatttttataattcaaGCTGGTCTGATACAATGATGAGTGCATAGTTCAGCAGATTAAACCATGACGAATATCTATTGTCTTTCGCTCCTAGCTGATGTGTCGGCCTCAAAGACCAGTGAGTCGACTTTATTTCTGtagctttttttaaaaggttctTTTATTTACAGAAACATGACGGGCAGTACGAAAGGCCACGTGAAGGTGAGTTAAAGCTGTAGTCTAGCAACCTTCATGATGCTTGATACAATGATGAGTGCATAGTTCAGCAGATTTAACCGTGAAGAATATCCATTGTCTTTCGCTCCTAGCTGATGTATCTAATGTAATCTTCATTTAGGCCTCAGGTGTTGTAtacacagtaataataatctctctctctacccATCCAGACATGCGGAACCTTGCTGCAGAGACTGTTCACAGCCAGCCTTGTGTTGGTAAGTCCTTAAATCACAGATTGTCATTGTGCAGCTAATATTCAGATGTGATGAATATGAATCAGGTCTCTGATCCAGTTGAGGAAGTTTGTCATATAGTCTGATCTGGATTGTTTTAGGGAAATGACTGTactttttattcacattaaactaaTTCACATGAAACTACTCTAATTGCAGATTGTGACTGTCATGAGAGCAGGAAGTCTTCTACAGACTTCATTGCCTTTTGGAGGCTGATTTTCCTTAAGATGAGGTAAGAATGCAAACCCTCTCACAAGATTCAAAATGACTTAACATGGGTTCGGTGATGTCTTAACAAATGTCTGACCTGAACTTTTATGTGGATATTATGTTACTGAGTAACCCAGTGAATGAAATGGTAATCAACCAGTTATTGACTTGTAATAAGGTATTTATTTCCTCTTCTCCAGGAAGGGCTGGATCTGTAGGCTGACTTGGTAAGCATTTCACATCCTTCAGCTAGACTTGGTGCGCCGTGTTTCAGTCTTCTATTGACTGCTGTTCATTTCTGAAAATTCTGTGGGTGCCATAACTAAAACAATTGACCACTTACCTGTGATGAAAAGATTCTGCCAAATGATTTCTCTTGATTATACTCCTTACCGTTCCATTTATTTCTGAGGCTGTGTGGTCAGTAAACAATCTTGTCTCTTACTGTTCTCCCTGCTTTATTTTAATGAGAAATCTGTCTGTTCCCCAAGAATGCAGCGGTGAAGCCTCTTTGGCCCAGAGAAGCAAGCCTACATGGACGTTTTTGCTCTAAAGTGAGTTTGAGGATGTCTTGACAAAATAAACCTTATATTCACATCCAAAATTCTGTGTTCTGCAGTCTATGAAAAGCTAAATTAAAGTTTCTCATCTTTCTCAGATTGTTCTTTTGGATGGTGACCTGAGAGCCAATGGACAACACTAATATAAAGACTAATGTGTTGCAAGATGTGGCAATAAATACTAAAACAAATGCTGTGCCTGGTTGTCTCTTTATAAACATTTACTGATTTGAATAATGGACAAATCTCTAAACTACATGAATATGTAAATGAGTTTCCGGCCTACGTTAGACGATGCCTGAGTAGTTGAATGGAGAGAATATTTTTACGGTCAGAACTTGGCgctaaatgcaaacaacccggagaatttttttttttttttcctcagaatATATAACTTGTAGACAGTACGAAGTCGTTACCGCTGTGGTGCGGTTttgcattatatatatttactgaaGCATTAACCATCTCCAGGGCCAAATGGTTTCCTGCTTTGACGGATGACACGAAACCACAAATCGATACACATGCTATGGGAAGATGTGGCCGCCGAGGACTGAAATGTAGCCAggtttttcaagtttttaaatCGAGCAATTCGACAGGTATGGCAATGCGAGGTTACATGGCAGCATCTTTTACTATTTCCGTTTCTAGGTGCCTCCTATGGTCGGCTGCCCGATGCTACATTTGacttaatatgtactacactctttgctgcctttttttttttataattctaTGATTATCTTGGTCTGTATATGCACCGTTATTACCTTGTATATGTACATACTGGCGATGTACCTATTTTTTTTACGAATTAAAAAGTTCTTAATCTTATGGTCGGCTGCAGGGCAGAACGTGGTGAATTAAACCAGTAGTTGGCGTAATCCTCTGAAGACGGGCGGAGCTAAGTGGCCGTGGACAACGGGGGGGGCGGGGAAACCGCCCGTCCTTCGCTACCATGGCGGAGGGAGGTAAACATTCCACACTGCAGGCCGCCAGCTAACGGCCGGGTTTAGATAAACCGGAGAGGAGACCCGGGACGCGGGGTTCAGTCTCGTTTCGGCCGCCACGGACCAGCCTCTTCAATGTTTGTGCGGTGGTTGCTGCCTGTGGTCTGGGCTCTGTCCGCAGAGGCCGACTTCTTCCGGTTCGACAGCATTTCCAACGTTTCCACTTactattttaattacatttattgcAATATATGGGAAGGGGAGTGTCAACCCAACCAAGACGATGCTACACAGCAAGGTACGAAATTGTTAACGAAGCTATCCTATCACAAGCTATAATGTATGCTTTTCAGATTTCAATTCGATTTACCACAATTTATGCACCCTACATTATATTTCACGGTAGGAACAATGTCCTTCCTGTCGATTAGCTTGGCTCCTAGTATTGATATATTACTGACTCGTTGTCCTGTTGATGTGAGCAGTTCCTACCAGGGATCTTTGGGCAGGTTTTCCTCAGGACTACATCAGCCTGCTGCATCAGTGGTACTGTAGTATGGGCCAGTGCTGTGAATCTGGAGACTGCAGGATAACCAACAACATCACAGGTATCACACTCCAGCTTGGTGGTTGCAATTGTCTGCTTCTGTGGCCTAGTGCATGTTTTGGACTGGCCGCGAGACCGCAAATATACTGTCTCTGGACATGACTGCAAATCACATTAACTTTACCATTTTCAACAATGTATCATGCACAATATGTATAAATGGACTTCATGCCTCTTAACTAGTTCAATCAAAAAAAAGGGAGGCTTCTGAAAGTTTTTATGACAACTAAAAATTCACATGAACTGACTAGAGAGGGCAGCAGATGTACCGCTTTCAATTGGCAAACATTTTacgcaatgttttttttttttttatgtaaatatgAGCGTACAGTAGGATGCAACCATGGATTAGGTCTTATACAGGAGGTGAGACCTATATTGATCTGTAATCTGTTGTTAAAGTTTTCTGACACcctgagaagaagaaaatgatggaggaagaatacttttttttttactttaaggtAAGCAAGCCAATACCCTTGGAGTAGGGATTTAGAGTGGCTTTTGCTCTTTAACAGGCCTGTTGTAGTTTCACCCATAAGAAGTCAGCATGTTTAATTTGAATTATTAGCTGTTCATTTGCTGCATTGTTAATTTAGTTGCTTACCTTGATTGCCCTTTGACATTGAGTGTTGTCACAAAATATTGTCTGTCAGTTGAAACACTTCTGAGCCTTCCCAGTTTACATATAATAGCACTGCATCATTGCTGGGATTATTATTTATCTGGTATTTttccaaagattttttttttttagagctttGTTTAGCTTTTTACTAAAGAATGACAGGAAAGGGAGTGGGGGGGatgacacacacgacacacaccaAAGGGCTTGTGTTCAGATTAGAacccgctgccaaggactcagcctacatggggcgcactctaccaggtgagtcAGAGTCACTCTGATACTGTTACtcctacatttttaaacatgctCTCTTTCCTGTTCACACATGTGCAGGTCTGGCGAGGGACCTTCAGACAAAGCTCCACGGGCAGCACCTGGCTCAGTCTGTGGTTCTGAAAGCCATCCAGGGTTTCATCAACAACCCAGAGTCCAACAAGCCGCTGACACTCTCCTTCCACGGCTGGTCCGGCACCGGCAAGAACTTTGTGGCCCGGATAATCGCTGATAACCTGTACCGTGACGGGGTGAAGAGTGAGTGTGTCAGACTGTTCATTGCCCCGTTCCACTTCCCACACGCCAGACTGGTGGACACGTACAAGGTAAGTCATCCAGGGCCCTGTTGGCACAAAGTTTTGACGTCATGTGCCCAGAAACACGCTGGCAGTGTTCTTGGGGCCCCCGTTTGCTTAGTCAGATGTTTAGTATGCAGTCTGTTTTGCATGTGAATGACAACGATCAAGGTTTGCACAGATGCTTCAACACAAACAGTGGTTCTACAATTACACACTGTGCTTGGCTTTTTGGAACCTAGTGTTTGTCCAACCAGGTCACAGAGGCCAACGTAGTACCTAATCTATTAGATTTCAAAATAATGTTGACAGTGCTATTACACAAATGAACCCAGATTTAACAGGATGACCTTTAAAACATATATGAACATGTGTCTAGACAAGGTGTCCTTTTAAATGAGATTTAGATggttaatgataaaaaaaatactgtaattcTAAAACTTATAACCTTTGTCCCTCATGACTAAAGTGCCATgaaaatgtttctttctttgttaaAAAGCACACAGTTGAGTAAAGGGAAAAACCAAATGTTTTACATAG from the Sander vitreus isolate 19-12246 chromosome 9, sanVit1, whole genome shotgun sequence genome contains:
- the tor3a gene encoding torsin-3A, with amino-acid sequence MFVRWLLPVVWALSAEADFFRFDSISNVSTYYFNYIYCNIWEGECQPNQDDATQQVPTRDLWAGFPQDYISLLHQWYCSMGQCCESGDCRITNNITGLARDLQTKLHGQHLAQSVVLKAIQGFINNPESNKPLTLSFHGWSGTGKNFVARIIADNLYRDGVKSECVRLFIAPFHFPHARLVDTYKGQLREAIRDMVLRCPQTLFIFDEAEKLHPGLIDAIKPYMDHYDNVDGVSYRTAIFLFLSNIGGATINDVALDFWHSGQNREDIGMEDLEHRLRAETMESHGGFAQSELMSGHLIDFFVPFLPLEYRHVKLCARDAYAARGLETDEATLDEVAKAMLYVPKEERLFSAQGCKSIPQRINFFLP